From Pristiophorus japonicus isolate sPriJap1 chromosome 1, sPriJap1.hap1, whole genome shotgun sequence, a single genomic window includes:
- the LOC139262281 gene encoding C-C motif chemokine 19-like: MGRATFSTTAFLFLVSAVLWSWSQASDDSKSLQDCCLATGSKPIPSRIVKSYTIQLPQNGCKIHAVLFLTKHKKQLCAPPTEKWVRKLMDKINKKFRRPKSIRGRKPKKSQNKKRRQA, encoded by the exons ATGGGGAGAGCGACTTTCTCCACTACTGCCTTCCTCTTCCTCGTCTCCGCCGTACTCTGGAGCTGGTCACAAG CCAGCGACGACAGCAAGAGTTTGCAAGATTGCTGCCTCGCGACAGGTTCAAAGCCAATCCCGTCACGGATCGTGAAGAGCTACACAATACAGCTGCCTCAGAACGGCTGCAAAATCCACGCTGTCCT gttcctgacaaagcacAAGAAGCAACTCTGTGCCCCCCCGACAGAAAAATGGGTGAGGAAACTGATGGACAAAATCAACAAGAAATTCAGGAGACCGAAATCAATTCGGGGCAGGAAGCCAAAGAAGTCCCAGAATAAAAA